A part of Actinomycetes bacterium genomic DNA contains:
- a CDS encoding nucleoside triphosphate pyrophosphohydrolase has protein sequence MKLIRDQVPAIMAATGQRCAYHLAVPDEYAAWLRAKLLEEAHEAATAATGAELLEELGDVLQVLYALAVQAGYGAAEVECARARKAVVRGGFARGVVWHGPALSEAGP, from the coding sequence GTGAAGCTGATCCGCGACCAGGTGCCCGCGATCATGGCCGCGACCGGCCAGCGGTGCGCCTACCACCTGGCCGTCCCGGACGAGTACGCCGCCTGGCTGCGCGCCAAGCTCCTCGAGGAAGCCCACGAGGCGGCCACGGCGGCTACCGGCGCCGAGCTGCTCGAGGAGCTGGGCGACGTGCTCCAAGTGCTGTACGCGCTGGCGGTCCAGGCCGGCTACGGCGCGGCCGAGGTCGAGTGCGCCCGCGCCCGCAAGGCGGTCGTGCGGGGCGGCTTCGCCCGAGGAGTCGTCTGGCACGGCCCTGCGCTGTCGGAGGCCGGCCCGTGA
- a CDS encoding FtsK/SpoIIIE domain-containing protein — protein MQWHPTDPARTYRAGPPMWEHAPVTTRPVPRVRTGTLVWLTVVRPAWAYRVELAAVALLAVLYVGLSPRVGGHRQAGALILAGALALVLIPPVRCRLAGVLHRSHLRRRWTLACRHAELATPNDRVPRVARARVVPAGDLLSVRMPAGQAVEALEKAAEPVAGFLEARELRVTREPANARYARVVVVRRDPLADLPGLAWPHLAAPWLSLWAPVPVGVDEDGGPVLVSLIEHNVLIGGEPGSGKSVGQSMLTATAALDPLCELTLLDGKYVELAPWVGCAARTVGPSQDEAIDVLRDLVTEMDARYLALVANRQRKIRRADGWPLKVVVCDELAFYLNSGNRTGDKEAGNLFRDLVSRGRAAGVIVLAATQKPSGDTIPTYLRDLFAFRWAFRCTTPQMSDTILGQGWSTAGFTAASIDAAHRGIGFLLHEGGSPVRLRTCYLTDDDLGQLARRAELLRTAHADTAMLPPPGARGVGEGAA, from the coding sequence ATGCAGTGGCATCCTACCGATCCCGCCCGCACCTACCGGGCCGGCCCACCGATGTGGGAGCACGCCCCGGTCACCACCCGCCCCGTCCCCCGGGTCCGCACCGGCACGCTGGTGTGGCTCACCGTGGTCCGGCCGGCGTGGGCGTACCGGGTCGAGCTGGCCGCCGTCGCCCTGCTCGCCGTCCTGTACGTGGGGCTCTCGCCCCGGGTGGGCGGGCACCGCCAGGCCGGCGCGCTCATCCTGGCCGGCGCCCTGGCCCTGGTGCTCATCCCGCCGGTCCGGTGCCGGCTCGCCGGGGTGCTGCACCGCTCGCACCTGCGGCGGCGCTGGACGCTGGCGTGCCGCCACGCCGAGCTGGCCACCCCAAACGACCGCGTCCCCAGGGTCGCGCGGGCCAGGGTGGTCCCCGCCGGGGACCTGCTCTCGGTGCGCATGCCCGCCGGGCAGGCCGTGGAGGCGTTGGAGAAGGCCGCCGAGCCGGTCGCCGGGTTCCTGGAAGCCCGCGAGCTGCGCGTCACCCGCGAGCCCGCGAACGCCCGCTACGCCCGCGTCGTGGTGGTGCGCCGCGACCCCCTGGCCGACCTGCCTGGGCTGGCGTGGCCGCATCTGGCCGCGCCGTGGCTGTCGCTGTGGGCGCCGGTCCCGGTCGGCGTCGACGAGGACGGGGGGCCGGTGCTGGTCTCGCTGATCGAGCACAACGTGCTCATCGGCGGCGAGCCGGGCTCGGGCAAGAGCGTGGGCCAGTCGATGCTGACCGCCACCGCGGCGCTGGACCCGCTGTGCGAGCTGACCCTGCTGGACGGCAAGTACGTCGAGCTGGCCCCCTGGGTCGGCTGTGCCGCGCGCACCGTCGGCCCCAGCCAAGACGAGGCCATCGACGTGCTCCGCGACCTGGTGACCGAGATGGACGCGCGCTACCTGGCGCTGGTCGCCAACCGGCAGCGGAAGATCCGCCGCGCCGATGGCTGGCCGCTCAAGGTCGTCGTCTGCGACGAGCTGGCGTTCTACCTCAACAGTGGCAACCGGACCGGCGACAAGGAGGCCGGCAACCTGTTCCGCGACCTCGTCTCCCGGGGCCGGGCCGCCGGGGTGATCGTCCTGGCGGCCACGCAGAAGCCGTCCGGCGACACCATCCCGACCTACCTGCGGGACCTGTTCGCGTTCCGCTGGGCGTTCCGCTGCACCACCCCGCAGATGAGTGACACCATCCTCGGGCAAGGCTGGTCGACCGCCGGGTTCACCGCCGCCTCGATCGACGCGGCTCACCGGGGCATCGGGTTCCTGCTCCACGAGGGCGGCAGCCCGGTCCGCCTGCGCACCTGCTACCTGACCGATGACGACCTGGGCCAGCTCGCCCGCCGGGCCGAGCTGCTGCGCACCGCCCACGCCGACACGGCCATGCTCCCGCCACCCGGTGCGCGGGGTGTGGGGGAGGGGGCGGCGTGA